In one Echinicola marina genomic region, the following are encoded:
- a CDS encoding family 43 glycosylhydrolase translates to MNEYIYHYPKRFHKLFLANVFLRSLLNVACLVLFLLLSSNSLMAQHDDLSHAPAPIFRDPIYDGAADPVMVWNKGEQSWWMLYTARRANMPTQDVSAYYGNRIGIAETKDHGQTWVFRGYLDLEFEKGWNTFWAPEVICHDGKYHMFVSYIQGVRNHWGGKSNIHYFTSKNLWDWEHHGPLTLSSDKIIDATIFKMPNDKFRIWYKDDSRGGITMVSESDDLVNWETKDIPAIGGGAHEGPKVFEYKGFYWMLTDEWHGLRVYRSNDLQNWEKQGLILDKPSTREDDRPSGAHGDVLVFGDKAYVFYFTHPGRNSHSETKPDQSFHQNHRTTIQVAPLTFDGKSLKADRNKPFDFYLPDKELD, encoded by the coding sequence ATGAATGAATATATTTACCATTATCCCAAGCGGTTTCATAAACTGTTTTTAGCGAATGTTTTTTTGAGGTCGCTATTGAATGTTGCTTGCTTGGTGCTTTTTTTATTGCTGTCGAGCAATTCCCTGATGGCTCAACATGATGATCTTAGCCATGCACCTGCTCCGATATTTAGAGATCCTATTTATGATGGGGCGGCAGATCCTGTGATGGTGTGGAACAAAGGTGAACAATCCTGGTGGATGTTATATACTGCCCGAAGGGCCAATATGCCCACACAAGATGTGTCTGCCTATTATGGAAACCGCATTGGAATAGCGGAGACAAAGGACCATGGGCAAACTTGGGTTTTTAGAGGCTATTTGGATTTGGAATTTGAAAAGGGCTGGAATACTTTTTGGGCACCAGAAGTGATTTGTCATGATGGAAAGTACCATATGTTTGTTTCATATATTCAAGGCGTAAGAAATCATTGGGGAGGAAAGAGTAATATCCATTATTTTACCAGCAAAAATTTGTGGGATTGGGAGCATCATGGTCCCCTGACGCTTTCCTCTGATAAGATCATTGATGCTACGATTTTCAAAATGCCCAATGATAAGTTTCGTATTTGGTATAAAGATGACAGCCGTGGAGGTATTACCATGGTGTCGGAATCGGATGATTTGGTGAATTGGGAAACAAAGGATATACCCGCTATTGGCGGTGGGGCGCACGAAGGCCCCAAAGTGTTTGAATACAAAGGTTTCTATTGGATGCTTACTGATGAATGGCATGGATTGAGAGTATATCGCTCAAATGATCTTCAAAATTGGGAGAAGCAGGGACTTATTTTGGACAAGCCTTCCACCAGAGAAGATGATCGTCCAAGTGGGGCACATGGGGATGTGTTGGTTTTTGGAGATAAAGCTTATGTTTTTTACTTCACACATCCAGGAAGAAACAGCCACTCAGAGACCAAGCCTGATCAATCCTTTCATCAAAACCATAGAACTACTATTCAAGTGGCTCCTTTGACCTTTGATGGAAAAAGCCTGAAGGCAGACAGGAATAAGCCCTTTGATTTTTATTTACCTGATAAAGAACTAGATTAA
- a CDS encoding family 43 glycosylhydrolase, with protein MSTNRVTLLLSFLAFLIISACQTAKDNKEAQTASATVIVNPVLPGDRPDPTVVKVGEYYYASTTSNEWAPLFPIYKSPDLVQWELVNYVFPDGAPEWARNNFWAPELSYDEKQGKFYAYYTARDKTSNRLSVAVASADSPEGEFKDHGPLVAQEAGSIDAFEVRDENGKLYLTWKEDGNSRGLPTPIWAQEINEERTQLLGEPKELFRNDVDWELNLVEGVCIFRENDYFYATYSAGACCDKACNYKAGVARAKSLLGPWEKYEHNPVLKDNENWKCAGHGTVVRKDGDHYLLYHAYSTQGSVFVGREGVLEKIKWTEEGWPIFENNASYDREKVSLTFSDDFNPELNPIWQWRVTQDIQYSTGENGLLLKASEENEGLGSLLVQTSTSTEYEIEVGIDPSNSDAMGGLLLVGGANNGFGAPVAGFGIGIVDDKVQVIENRDKALVVKAEGSLKTSEKANLRMVVKEGHLLQFSYAETEGEWVKLGEEYDAAHLVPWGMGFRLGLFAKGSEAQTVNFKNVNIEHK; from the coding sequence ATGAGCACCAATAGAGTTACGCTGCTTTTATCATTTCTGGCCTTTTTGATTATTAGTGCCTGTCAAACGGCCAAGGATAACAAAGAAGCACAAACAGCATCAGCCACTGTTATCGTAAATCCAGTTTTGCCTGGAGACCGTCCGGATCCTACGGTGGTAAAGGTCGGTGAGTACTATTACGCTTCCACTACCTCCAATGAGTGGGCCCCGCTTTTTCCCATTTATAAATCTCCAGACCTGGTACAATGGGAATTGGTCAATTATGTGTTTCCTGATGGAGCACCCGAATGGGCCAGGAATAATTTTTGGGCACCGGAGCTCTCTTATGATGAAAAACAGGGTAAGTTCTATGCTTACTATACTGCCAGAGATAAGACCAGTAACCGTCTAAGCGTGGCCGTAGCCAGTGCTGATTCCCCTGAAGGTGAATTCAAAGATCATGGGCCATTGGTAGCACAAGAAGCGGGCTCAATAGATGCGTTTGAGGTGCGGGATGAAAATGGAAAACTCTACCTGACATGGAAGGAAGACGGTAACAGTAGGGGCCTTCCTACCCCAATCTGGGCACAGGAGATCAATGAGGAAAGGACCCAGTTATTGGGCGAGCCAAAGGAGCTTTTCAGAAATGATGTGGATTGGGAGTTGAACCTGGTTGAAGGAGTATGTATTTTCAGGGAAAACGATTATTTCTATGCCACCTATTCTGCGGGGGCCTGCTGTGATAAGGCCTGTAATTATAAAGCAGGAGTGGCCAGGGCCAAATCGCTTTTGGGGCCTTGGGAAAAATATGAGCATAACCCTGTTTTGAAGGACAATGAAAACTGGAAGTGTGCTGGTCATGGAACGGTAGTAAGAAAAGACGGAGATCATTATTTATTATACCATGCATACAGCACCCAAGGGAGTGTTTTTGTGGGCAGGGAAGGTGTCTTGGAAAAAATCAAGTGGACCGAAGAGGGATGGCCGATTTTTGAGAACAATGCCAGTTATGATCGCGAAAAAGTTTCTTTGACATTTTCTGATGATTTCAATCCTGAACTGAATCCTATTTGGCAGTGGAGAGTGACCCAAGATATTCAATATTCCACTGGTGAAAATGGCTTATTGTTAAAGGCTTCGGAAGAAAATGAGGGACTGGGTTCATTGCTGGTACAAACTTCCACCTCAACAGAATATGAGATAGAAGTAGGAATCGACCCGTCTAATTCAGATGCTATGGGTGGTTTGCTATTGGTAGGAGGTGCAAATAACGGTTTTGGCGCACCGGTAGCAGGTTTTGGGATTGGTATTGTGGATGACAAGGTGCAGGTGATAGAAAACAGGGATAAAGCATTAGTAGTAAAGGCAGAAGGAAGCTTGAAGACTAGTGAAAAGGCCAATTTAAGAATGGTGGTAAAAGAGGGACATTTGCTTCAATTTTCCTATGCTGAAACTGAGGGAGAATGGGTGAAGCTTGGAGAAGAATATGATGCGGCGCATTTGGTGCCTTGGGGTATGGGCTTCCGATTGGGGCTTTTTGCCAAAGGAAGTGAAGCTCAAACGGTGAATTTTAAAAATGTTAATATTGAACATAAATAA
- a CDS encoding glycoside hydrolase family 43 protein: MKKINGLLLFALAGTFACNTKSTVEGEAKEEVQESTKMSGNPIFEGWYADPEAIVYDDTYWVYPTYSDAYEKQVFMDAFSSKDLVNWTKHERIIDTTEVKWAEKAMWAPGVISKDDKYYLFFAANDVHEGEVGGIGVAIADQPQGPFKDLLGKPLINEIVNGAQPIDQYIFKDKDGTYYMYYGGWGHCNIVKLNDDFTGIVPFEDGEMYKEVTPEGYVEGPFMFIRDGKYYFMWSEGGWGGPDYSVAYAIADSPFGPFKREGKILQQDPEVATGAGHHSVIQVPGEDEYYIVYHRRPLTETHHNHRATSIDKMEFDENGKIKPVKITFEGVAEREID; the protein is encoded by the coding sequence ATGAAAAAAATAAACGGACTTTTACTATTTGCCCTGGCGGGGACTTTTGCCTGCAATACCAAGTCAACGGTAGAAGGGGAGGCCAAGGAAGAGGTGCAGGAAAGCACCAAAATGTCTGGAAATCCAATTTTTGAGGGTTGGTATGCTGATCCTGAGGCCATCGTTTATGATGACACCTACTGGGTGTACCCAACTTATTCGGATGCCTATGAAAAGCAGGTGTTCATGGATGCTTTTTCATCCAAGGATTTGGTGAATTGGACCAAGCATGAAAGAATCATAGATACGACAGAGGTGAAATGGGCAGAAAAGGCCATGTGGGCACCTGGAGTAATCAGTAAGGATGATAAATATTATTTGTTTTTTGCTGCTAATGATGTCCATGAAGGAGAGGTGGGAGGTATTGGTGTAGCCATTGCTGACCAACCACAAGGCCCTTTTAAGGATTTATTAGGCAAACCTTTGATCAATGAGATTGTCAATGGTGCCCAGCCTATAGACCAGTATATATTCAAGGATAAAGATGGAACCTATTATATGTATTATGGAGGATGGGGACATTGTAATATTGTGAAATTGAATGATGATTTTACGGGTATTGTGCCTTTTGAAGATGGCGAAATGTACAAGGAAGTCACTCCTGAAGGTTATGTAGAAGGACCGTTTATGTTTATCCGTGATGGTAAATATTATTTTATGTGGTCGGAAGGTGGCTGGGGAGGACCTGACTATTCCGTAGCCTATGCCATTGCTGATAGCCCATTTGGACCTTTTAAAAGAGAAGGGAAGATTCTTCAGCAAGATCCTGAAGTAGCTACCGGTGCAGGACACCATTCGGTTATCCAAGTTCCTGGAGAAGATGAGTATTATATAGTATACCATAGAAGACCATTGACAGAAACCCATCATAACCATCGAGCGACCAGTATTGATAAGATGGAATTTGATGAAAATGGAAAAATCAAACCTGTGAAAATCACCTTTGAAGGTGTGGCAGAAAGAGAAATAGATTAG
- a CDS encoding cellulase family glycosylhydrolase, translated as MGSKYLKILNCLGLIAIAISCGPKGGAGEKQSESEASETVETVARWSKEKAKAWYADQEWLVGANFNPSNSINQLEMWQEATFSPELIDKELGWAEEIGMNTMRVYLHDLAYKQDPEGFLDRMDTMLGLMDKHGMKPLFVFFDSCWDPFVEAGEQRAPKPHVHNSGWVQSPGYYALADSTQYPRLEKYVKAVVGRFAKDERILGWDIWNEPDNDTGVSYRDKEHPNKVDYVLPLMKEAFTWARSQNPVQPLTSGVWLGDWSSEEVMSPIQIAQIENSDIISFHNYDSPEEFQKRINWLKRYDRPMICTEYMARPNGSTFEGFLPIAKAENIGMFNWGLVDGKTQTKYPWDSWEKTYTDEPELWFHEVFHTDGRPYKKSETDLIKSLTER; from the coding sequence ATGGGAAGTAAGTATTTGAAAATATTGAATTGTTTGGGGCTAATTGCAATTGCGATTAGCTGCGGACCAAAAGGAGGAGCTGGAGAAAAGCAATCCGAATCAGAGGCAAGTGAGACAGTGGAGACTGTAGCAAGATGGTCCAAAGAGAAAGCAAAGGCTTGGTATGCCGATCAAGAGTGGTTGGTAGGGGCCAATTTTAATCCAAGCAATTCCATCAATCAACTGGAAATGTGGCAGGAAGCAACCTTCTCTCCTGAGTTGATTGATAAGGAACTGGGATGGGCAGAAGAAATAGGTATGAATACCATGAGGGTTTACCTCCATGATTTAGCATATAAGCAGGATCCTGAAGGGTTTTTGGATAGGATGGATACGATGCTGGGGCTTATGGATAAGCATGGTATGAAACCTTTATTTGTTTTCTTTGATTCTTGTTGGGATCCATTTGTAGAGGCTGGAGAGCAGCGTGCCCCTAAGCCTCATGTCCATAATTCCGGCTGGGTACAAAGCCCTGGTTATTATGCTTTGGCCGATTCTACCCAATATCCTAGACTGGAGAAATATGTGAAGGCTGTTGTTGGTAGGTTTGCAAAAGATGAGCGGATTTTAGGTTGGGATATATGGAATGAACCGGACAATGATACAGGGGTTTCTTACCGCGATAAGGAGCATCCAAATAAGGTGGATTATGTATTGCCGCTGATGAAGGAGGCATTTACTTGGGCAAGGTCACAAAACCCTGTTCAACCTTTGACATCTGGGGTTTGGTTGGGTGATTGGTCATCTGAAGAGGTAATGAGCCCTATTCAGATAGCCCAAATTGAAAATTCTGATATCATATCCTTTCATAATTACGATTCTCCGGAAGAATTCCAAAAGCGCATCAATTGGTTAAAAAGGTATGACCGTCCGATGATCTGTACAGAATATATGGCACGTCCAAACGGAAGTACCTTTGAAGGATTTTTACCTATTGCCAAAGCGGAAAACATCGGGATGTTTAACTGGGGCTTGGTAGATGGCAAGACCCAGACCAAATATCCTTGGGACAGTTGGGAAAAGACTTATACAGATGAGCCTGAATTATGGTTTCATGAAGTATTCCATACAGATGGTAGACCATACAAAAAATCTGAAACAGATCTGATCAAATCTTTGACAGAAAGATGA
- a CDS encoding sialidase family protein, which translates to MKTERLNLWGFCILLFMTSCSSLGTGSSPSPADYTIHWDQSSLERVSTDSFRYSGYARARVLANGQLGVAFEADGNIFFRLKDQGTWGTPILVAARQDGVGMSVPDFTVLENGDILLGYNPRPRRDQSGKHFAIRTIRSSDHGQTWKEDQLVYSAGTSFENGCWEPVFLQLPDGTIQLYFADEAVFTSSNEQRIAMVASQDGGHSWTKEAETVSYRKGSRDGMPVPIVLEGKDGIAMAIEDNGFGPFKPYIIHNEGMDWNGTVGADSPMRKYALAEKIPQEDYVGAPYLAQSDIGLTLLSFQWGDKLENAQMAVVIGDEHAHNFTSPTWPFDMKEGGIGHWNSITVLDDGRILALSSTNAYSTKGNTEVWMIKGDLVKK; encoded by the coding sequence ATGAAAACTGAGAGATTGAACCTGTGGGGTTTTTGTATTTTATTATTCATGACTTCCTGTTCCAGCTTAGGAACGGGAAGTTCCCCTAGTCCCGCAGATTATACCATCCATTGGGATCAATCTAGTCTCGAAAGGGTTTCTACCGACAGTTTTCGTTATTCGGGTTATGCCCGGGCAAGGGTCTTGGCCAATGGACAACTAGGGGTTGCTTTTGAAGCAGATGGAAATATATTTTTTAGGCTTAAAGATCAGGGAACTTGGGGGACGCCCATTTTGGTAGCAGCTAGGCAGGATGGAGTAGGAATGTCCGTTCCTGATTTTACAGTGCTTGAAAATGGGGATATTTTATTGGGCTATAACCCTCGGCCAAGAAGAGATCAGTCGGGAAAGCACTTTGCCATTAGGACGATCAGAAGCAGTGATCATGGTCAAACTTGGAAAGAAGACCAATTGGTTTATTCGGCAGGGACCAGTTTTGAAAACGGCTGCTGGGAACCTGTCTTTTTACAATTACCTGATGGTACCATCCAATTATATTTTGCAGATGAGGCTGTCTTTACTTCCTCTAATGAGCAGAGGATCGCTATGGTAGCCTCGCAGGATGGAGGACATAGTTGGACCAAGGAAGCAGAAACGGTTAGTTACCGCAAAGGAAGCAGAGATGGTATGCCTGTGCCTATTGTATTGGAAGGCAAGGATGGTATAGCCATGGCCATAGAGGATAATGGCTTTGGTCCTTTTAAGCCCTATATTATTCATAATGAGGGAATGGATTGGAATGGAACCGTGGGCGCGGATAGCCCCATGCGCAAATATGCCCTCGCAGAGAAAATTCCACAAGAAGATTATGTGGGTGCGCCTTATTTGGCCCAGTCTGACATTGGTCTTACTTTATTGTCCTTCCAGTGGGGGGATAAGCTGGAAAATGCACAAATGGCAGTAGTGATAGGGGATGAACATGCACATAACTTTACCAGTCCTACCTGGCCTTTTGATATGAAGGAAGGGGGCATCGGACATTGGAATAGCATTACTGTCTTGGACGATGGCCGTATTTTGGCCCTTAGCAGTACCAATGCCTATTCGACAAAGGGAAATACTGAAGTCTGGATGATCAAAGGGGATTTGGTCAAAAAGTAA
- a CDS encoding acyltransferase family protein: MYSTVSNTKLLKTKKHYEILDGLRGLAAVAVVVFHFMEIIVPDYHDNFIAHGYLAVDFFFCLSGFVIAYAYDNRITKIGAGQFFKMRLIRLQPLVIIGSIVGLFAFVFDPFSDLIFEYSFGENVMLFVTSCLMIPYPLVPERYFNNFHLNPPTWSLFWEYIANIIYAFVLFKLRNKALWLLAVLAAIVLWYSAYYYENLSIGWGGDNFWGGGARILFSFLAGMLVYRNNWIIKSRLGFGVLSVLLMAALLFPYEASINWITESVIVIFYFPFLVALGAGATLKPSHQKICVLSGEISYPLYMVHYPFIWLFYSYWEAYSPDMNELILITCFGTVLLIGLAYVVMEYMDKPIRRYLKDRLKRKAQVKKSLVV; the protein is encoded by the coding sequence ATGTATTCCACCGTAAGTAATACCAAGCTTCTGAAAACCAAGAAGCATTATGAAATTCTAGACGGACTTCGTGGATTGGCAGCCGTGGCTGTAGTCGTTTTTCACTTTATGGAAATTATAGTTCCGGATTACCATGATAATTTTATTGCTCATGGTTATTTGGCTGTGGATTTTTTCTTTTGCTTATCGGGTTTTGTAATTGCTTATGCTTATGACAATAGGATAACGAAAATAGGAGCAGGGCAGTTCTTTAAGATGAGGCTAATACGTTTACAGCCTTTGGTGATTATTGGTTCTATAGTAGGGCTTTTTGCATTTGTGTTTGATCCTTTTAGTGATCTGATTTTTGAATATAGTTTCGGAGAAAATGTGATGTTATTTGTGACTTCTTGTTTGATGATTCCATATCCATTGGTTCCTGAACGCTATTTCAATAATTTTCATTTGAATCCTCCGACCTGGTCGTTGTTTTGGGAGTATATTGCTAATATTATATATGCCTTTGTCCTATTTAAATTACGTAATAAGGCTTTATGGCTGCTTGCTGTTTTGGCAGCGATCGTGCTTTGGTATTCAGCGTATTATTATGAAAACCTGAGTATAGGATGGGGAGGAGATAATTTCTGGGGTGGAGGAGCTCGTATTCTTTTCTCATTTTTGGCAGGGATGTTGGTTTATCGAAATAACTGGATTATCAAATCTAGGCTGGGATTTGGTGTACTCTCAGTCTTATTGATGGCCGCTTTATTATTTCCTTATGAAGCCTCTATCAACTGGATAACGGAGTCTGTGATTGTAATCTTTTATTTTCCTTTTCTAGTAGCTTTAGGGGCTGGAGCGACATTGAAACCTTCACACCAAAAGATCTGTGTTTTATCCGGCGAAATTTCTTATCCACTCTATATGGTCCATTATCCGTTTATATGGCTGTTTTATAGTTATTGGGAAGCTTACAGTCCAGATATGAATGAACTGATCCTTATCACCTGTTTTGGGACGGTGCTTTTGATAGGCCTTGCCTATGTTGTTATGGAATATATGGATAAGCCCATTCGGAGATATTTAAAAGATAGACTGAAAAGGAAAGCTCAGGTAAAGAAAAGTCTGGTTGTTTAA
- a CDS encoding RNA polymerase sigma factor, producing the protein MLNTNYQENENAIIDQLAHGNEQAFSKVFKEYSPQVYYIALKYLKSEDLANDVVQDTFLKLWNYRAHIDSKQPIKPLIVTFAKRIILNMIRDEKRKIIKHVELLATNSPATNKTEEQVIYNETNKVYQEAIKSLPEKRKEIFLLKTVHGLSNEEVAEKLEISINTVKSQYTKGLKSVQDFVSKYYSVIALSVYAMDKLS; encoded by the coding sequence ATGCTTAATACCAACTATCAGGAAAATGAAAATGCGATCATCGATCAATTAGCCCATGGCAATGAGCAAGCATTTTCCAAGGTGTTCAAGGAATATTCTCCTCAAGTGTATTACATCGCTTTAAAATATTTAAAGTCGGAGGATTTGGCCAATGATGTGGTACAAGATACTTTTTTGAAGCTCTGGAATTATCGCGCTCATATTGATTCAAAACAGCCCATTAAGCCTTTGATCGTTACTTTTGCAAAGCGAATCATTCTAAACATGATTCGGGATGAAAAGCGAAAAATTATTAAGCATGTGGAGTTATTGGCGACGAATTCACCGGCTACCAACAAGACGGAAGAACAAGTGATTTATAATGAAACCAATAAGGTTTATCAAGAAGCCATTAAATCTTTGCCTGAAAAGAGAAAAGAGATTTTTTTATTAAAAACGGTCCACGGGCTCAGTAATGAAGAGGTGGCTGAAAAGCTGGAAATTTCTATCAATACAGTTAAGTCTCAGTATACAAAGGGATTGAAATCTGTACAAGACTTTGTGAGTAAGTATTATTCAGTGATCGCGCTGTCAGTTTATGCGATGGATAAACTTTCTTGA
- a CDS encoding FecR family protein, with translation MNRPSEEKLASYFNNQLKTSEAKKVLDWLSTPEGQQYLSLRLDEDFATMDQGQKTILRPKITAEDILKASHSLEHKPAMTKRRNAIGQGSMAAVLGALALLTAALVYFIMGWGTYKTYRTAYAESADVVLPDGSAVHMSGNSQLKFKEGWLDDEAREIWFEGEGYFDIVKMKAANKFTVHTSRKFDVQVLGTTFTVTARPTTSRVVLESGAVALKIAQTTGEDEIKMVPGELVEIDHQNDLLIKKEVETQIYTSRKNDKLVFDKTPLKEIVRILKDDYGFTVIVNDAEMLNEKLSGVVPSKNVDDLLDGLRSLLEIKIVREENVIKLIH, from the coding sequence ATGAACCGACCTAGTGAGGAAAAGTTAGCCAGTTATTTCAACAATCAATTGAAAACCAGTGAAGCCAAGAAAGTTTTGGACTGGTTGTCCACGCCCGAAGGTCAACAATACCTGAGTCTGCGCTTGGATGAGGACTTTGCTACCATGGATCAAGGTCAGAAAACCATCCTGAGACCAAAAATCACCGCGGAAGATATTCTCAAGGCATCCCATTCCCTGGAGCACAAACCCGCAATGACCAAAAGACGGAATGCAATAGGCCAGGGTTCAATGGCAGCCGTTTTGGGAGCCTTGGCATTGCTTACTGCTGCGCTGGTTTATTTTATCATGGGTTGGGGGACTTATAAGACCTATCGGACGGCCTATGCAGAATCCGCAGACGTGGTCCTTCCTGATGGATCCGCTGTGCATATGAGTGGTAATAGCCAACTCAAATTCAAAGAGGGATGGCTGGATGATGAGGCCAGGGAAATTTGGTTTGAGGGCGAAGGATATTTCGACATAGTTAAGATGAAAGCGGCCAATAAGTTTACCGTACACACGTCAAGGAAATTTGATGTACAAGTATTGGGCACCACATTTACTGTGACAGCAAGACCTACTACCTCTAGGGTAGTGCTGGAATCAGGTGCCGTTGCACTTAAGATAGCGCAGACCACCGGAGAGGATGAGATCAAGATGGTTCCTGGAGAATTGGTGGAGATAGATCATCAAAATGATTTGTTGATCAAAAAGGAAGTGGAAACTCAGATATATACCAGCAGGAAGAATGACAAGCTTGTTTTTGATAAGACACCGCTAAAGGAGATCGTCAGGATTTTGAAAGACGATTATGGATTTACGGTTATCGTCAATGATGCTGAGATGTTGAATGAAAAATTATCCGGTGTAGTCCCTTCAAAGAATGTGGATGACCTTTTGGATGGACTTCGTTCTTTATTGGAAATAAAGATCGTAAGGGAAGAAAATGTAATCAAATTAATTCACTAA